The genomic window ACCGACTTCGGGACCACGCCGCCGCTGCGGGTCTCGGCCGTgtggccggggctgccgggggggctcGACGCGGCCGTGCACTCCCCCCGCACCGGCAGGACCTACTTCTTCAAaggtggggggccggggcggccgggggggcggccgccccccgccgcccgcacccccctcaccccgcgccccccgccgcaggCGACAAGGTCTGGCGGTACCGCGGCTTCAAGCTGGAGCCGGGCTACCCGAAGCCGCTGACCCGCGTGCCCGCCGGCATCGACGCCGCGCTCTACTGGCCCGTCAACCAGAAGATTTTCCTCTTCAAGGTCGGtggcccccgcggggcggcccccagcgccgggccgcccggggctgacgcccgtccccgtccccgcagggCACCGGCTACTGGCAGTGGGACGAGCTGGGCTGGAACCACTTCGCCTCCTACCCCAAGGAGACCTCGGCGCTGTTCGCGGGGGCGCCGGTCCCGCCGGACGCCGCCGTCGCCTGGACCAACGGCAAAGTCTACTTCTTCCAGGGCGGGCGCTACTGGCGGCTGAGCCGGCAGCTGCGGGCCGAGCGCGGCTACCCGCGGGGCACGGCCGAGCGCTGGATGCGGTGCTGAGCCGCCCCCCCGGCGCGACCCCCCAGCACGCCCGGCCGCTCCCGGCAGGCTCTTTAATGTCGCAGCCTGAGTACAAGGCGGTCGGtgccccccggggagggggctcggggtggcccccccccgccccgcgctgggGTTTTAAGGCTTTGGggtccccgcgccggcggcggaggGAGGAGCCGGGCTGGGCCCGGGTGCGTGCACAGTGTTTGGGTAGGTCCTACAAAAATAAAAGAGGGGCTTTATTTTTAAGAGGTCTCCTCCGGTgcctggggccggggcggccccggcgctgccctgcgctggcccctgcggtggggctgggggcggcagcactggggcagggcagagagcggccgtggggcaggcagaggggctgctggtgggcaagtgGTGGGGCAGCGCGTGGGGCAGCGcatggggcagcgtgtggggcagGCAATGGGGCAGCGcgtggggcagcgtgtggggcagGCAATGGGGCAGTGCATTGGGCAGGCTGTGGGGTAGTGTGTGGAACAGCATGTGGGGCAGCCTGTGGGGTAGTgtatggggcaggctgtggggtaGCATGTGGGGCAGTGCATGGGGCAGGCAATGGGGCAGTGTGTGGAGCAGcatgtggggcaggctgtggggcagtgcAAGGGGCAGGCTGTGGGGTAGCACGTAGGGCAGCGTGTGGGGCAGTGCATGGGGCAGCATATGGGGCAGTGCATGGGGCAGcatgtggggcaggctgtggggcagtgcatgggtcaggctgtggggcagtatgtggggcaggctgtggggcagtgcatggggcaggctgtggggttGCGTGTGGGGCAGcatgtggggcaggctgtggggcagcgtgtggggcagTGCATGGGGCAGCATATGGGGCAGTGCATGGGGCAGcatgtggggcaggctgtggggcagtgcatgggtcaggctgtggggcagcatgtggggcaggctgtggggcagtgcATGGGGCAGACTGTGGGGTAGCACGTGGGGCAGCATGTGGGGCAGCGCGTGGGGTAGcgcgtggggcaggctgtggggccacCTGCCCCACAGAGGGGCACCCCCCTCACCCCAGCGCTGCCACGTGCTCCACAGCCCCGCCCCCactggccccgccccccgaggGGAGGGGCCGGCGGCAGCTCATTTGCCTATTtaaaggggcagggggagcggggcggggggctcgggcCCCCTAAGGCacgtgcggggcggcggcggcggggggctcagggccgggcgcggggcgcgggggcggtcAGGGGCGCCGTGGAGCCGCAGTCGTCGtccggcggcccggcggcggcggcggcggcgcccaggcTGCTCAGCGAGGTCCCGCGCTCCAGCTGCCGGTCCCGCAGGCTCCGGATGTAGCTCTGcgggggacggacggacggacggacggacagaggGGCGCGGGCGTCAGCGCGGGCGCTCGGGGGGCCAccggccgcccgggccgcgcCACTCACCGGGGCCAGCACGTCCCCCGCGTAGCGCTTCACCGGGGCGGGCTTGCGGCGGTAGGTGCCCTCCGGCGGGGACAGGCTCTGCCGCTGCTTGGCCTCCTTCTGCCGGATGCGGAGCAGCTGCAGCCGCTTCTGCCGCCGGCTGATGATCACTGCGGCGGGAGAGGCGCTGAGGCCGGGCGGACGCTGCCGTCCCCGTCGTCATCCCCGCGGCTGCGCCCGTTGCCGGCCCCGCTGCCATCAGCCTCGCCGTCCCCGTCCCGACTGCCATCCTCGTTGCCATCGCCAGCCCCATCCTCATCGCTCTCCCCACcaccgtccccatccccatcgccATCCCCATCAGCATTGCCATCCCTGTCACATCCCCACCCCACGCCATCACCATGGCCAATGCCATCTTCTTCCCCACCGCCATCCTCATGCCCATCACCATCCTCCTCTCCATCATCATTGCCATCCTCCTCTCCATCACCGTGGCCAATGCCATCTCCTTCCCCACCGCCATCCTCACGTCCATCACcatcctcctttccatcaccatTACCATCCTCCTCTCCATCACCATGGCCATTgccatcttcttccccactgcCATCCTCATGCCCATTGCCATCCCCTTCTCCATCATCATTACCATCCTCCTCTCCATCACCATGGCCATCACCGTctccttccccaccaccaccttcatGCCGATCACCATCCTCCTCTCCAGCACCATGGCCATCACCACCCCCATCCCTGCCGCCATCCTggtccctctccccatcccagtCCCTATTGCCACCCCATCCCTATCCCCACCATCCTGCATCCTTCGCACTCACCCCCCcgccaccatccccagggctgcccagagagcccaggcatccgggcccccGGCACGGGGCAGCCAGGAGCCAGGAGGTCAAAGGAGTCCGCGCTCACCATCGGTGTGGGAGAAGCCATCAGCCGTGAGCTTCCACTGGAGCAGGACGCCGAGGAGGCTGAGCGCCGGCCAGgcgcccagcacggcccagctgTACCAGCAGAGAGGCCCCGGCGGTGCCAGCCGCAGCCGGTCGTACACGTAGAGCACCAGCGCCAGCGCCTCCACGAAATAGTCCACGCAGACCACGATGACGGCCGCCCCGAAGACGGCCGTGGACAGCACCGTCAGCGGCTTCTGCCACTGCAGGGCCAGGACGGCGCAGAGCAGCGCCAGCCCCAGCAGGCTGCCGGCCGGCACCCAGAGGCTCTGCGGCCGGAGCAGCGGCTCGGCGGCCACCAGCGCGGCcgtggccagcagcagccccagcagcagcccggtGGTGAAGAGCCCCACGCTGCGCACCAGCATGGTGACCAGCCCGCAGAGCACGCCGATGCCCAGGGCGATGCCCGCGCTCACCTCCAGGCTCAGCTGCGTCTCCAGGATCCGCTCCTTGTAGCACAGCAGGAAGATGACGGTGGAGCCGAAGAGCAGCCCCGAGAGGAACATGATGGCCTTGAAGCAGCGGTACCCTGGCGGCGGTGGCACGGGGGTGTCAGCGGGCGCTCCCCATGGTGGTCGGGGAGCCATGGGGACCGGCCAGGCCCCATGGCGGTCCTTGTGGCATGCCCCACGGCCGTGCCCCATGGTGTGCCCCTTGTCGTGCCTCCTGGCCATGCCCGATGGCCATGTCCCATGGCGTTCCCCATGGCATGTCCCATGGCCATGCCTCCTGGCCATGCCCCACGGCCGTGACCCATGCCGTTCCCCATGGTGTGCCCCTTGTCGTGCCTCCTGGCCATACCCCACGGCCGTGCCCCATACCGTTCCCCATGGTGTGTCCCATGGCCATGCCTCCTGGCCATGCCCCACGGCTGTGACCCATGCCGTTCCCCATGGCGTGTTCCATGGCCATGCCTCCTGGCCATGCCCCACGGCCGTGCCCCATGCCGTTCCCCATGGCGTGTCCCATGGCCATGCCTCCTGGCCATGCCCCACGGCCGTGACCCATGCCGTTCCCCATGGTGTGCCCCTTGTCGTACCTCCTGGCCATGCCCCCTGGCCGAGTCCCACGGCATTCCCCACAGCGTGCACCACGGCCATACCTCCCATGGCCGTGCCCCATAGCGAGCCTCCCAGCTGTGCCCCATGGCATGCCCCATGGCCGTGCCCCCGCCATGCCCCCCAGCCGTGCCCCACGGCGTGCCCCTCGCCACCCCGccagccgccccccgcgccgccccccgcgcctgcccccgctgtgccccccggccgcggcgcgccgccctcaccgaaGCAGCCGTAGACGACGCCGAAGAGGCAGCACAGGGCGcccagggcggcggggccgggctcgcAGGGGGGCCGCGGCTGCAGGCCGCAGCGGGCCGGCTCCatggcccgcgccgcgccggcgctCAGCTCCCCGCGGCCATCCGCGCCGGGCGCCTGGCGGGGCGGCAGGCAGGGGCCGCGCTGGGGCGCGATGCGGGGCCACGGCGCCCGCgggtccggccccggccccggccccgggcgaagcgctcggcgcggccccggcgctggaAACTATGAgtaatccccccccccgccagcagcTGGAGCGaggcggccccccgccccccccaacatCTGGCAGCTGCGCTGCGAAAGCACCGCGGCGCTGGGCCGCACGGACGCAGCTGGGCGCGCCGCctggccggccggggccggggcgctatggggcggctgtggggcagcccgGCGCCCCCCAGGCCGTTCGGGACACCCCCGGCCAGCTACAACCCCCCGCCTGGGGGGCTGGGCTGGGTGTGCTGGGAGCTACTGGAGATGCTGGGAGCTActggaggggctgggctgggcgtgCTGGGAGCTACTGGAGATGCTGGGAGCTActggaggggctgggctgggcgtgCTGGGAGCTACTGGAGATGCTGGGAGCTActggaggggctgggctgggcgtgCTGGGAgctactgggggcactgggagctaCTAAGGCTGCTGGGCTACAGGTGCTAGGAGCTACTGGGGGAGCTGGGAGCTAATGGGGTTGTGCACTGCGGATACCGGGCTGGCGGTACTGGGAACTGTTGGGATCTCTGGGGGGGGACATGAGGACAGGggcgctgggagctgctgggggtactgggctgggggggaactgggagctACTGGGAACTGTTGGGGGATACTGAgcgggaggtgctgggagctgctgggggcactgggctggggggaactgggagctACTGGGAACTGCTGGGGGATACTGAgcgggaggtgctgggagctgctgggggcactgggctgggggggactgggagctaCTGGGAACTGCTGGGGGATACTGAGCGGGGGacgctgggagctgctgggggcactgggctggggggaactgggagctACTGGGAACTGCTGGGGAATACTGAGTGGGGGACGCTGGGAGCTACTGGGGGTACTGGgctgggggggaactgggagctACTGGGAACTGCTGGGGGATACTgagtgggaggtgctgggagctgctgggggcactgggctggggggaactgggagctACTGGGAACTGCTGGGGGATACTGagcggggggcgctgggagcTACTGGGGGTACTGGgctgggggggaactgggagctACTGGGAACTGCTGGGGGATACTGagcggggggcgctgggagctgctgggggcactgggctggggggaactgggagctACTGGGAACTGCTG from Struthio camelus isolate bStrCam1 chromosome 28, bStrCam1.hap1, whole genome shotgun sequence includes these protein-coding regions:
- the LOC138062632 gene encoding transmembrane protein 198-like, translating into MEPARCGLQPRPPCEPGPAALGALCCLFGVVYGCFGYRCFKAIMFLSGLLFGSTVIFLLCYKERILETQLSLEVSAGIALGIGVLCGLVTMLVRSVGLFTTGLLLGLLLATAALVAAEPLLRPQSLWVPAGSLLGLALLCAVLALQWQKPLTVLSTAVFGAAVIVVCVDYFVEALALVLYVYDRLRLAPPGPLCWYSWAVLGAWPALSLLGVLLQWKLTADGFSHTDVIISRRQKRLQLLRIRQKEAKQRQSLSPPEGTYRRKPAPVKRYAGDVLAPSYIRSLRDRQLERGTSLSSLGAAAAAAGPPDDDCGSTAPLTAPAPRARP